From the Procambarus clarkii isolate CNS0578487 chromosome 70, FALCON_Pclarkii_2.0, whole genome shotgun sequence genome, one window contains:
- the LOC123753537 gene encoding ficolin-2: MMGKPLWMLVVVSTWSMLLLVAAEDTIVNSYLTEPLWLGLGFQNRNCRELQDHGHKTSGVYTIYPYDCCPKRPVRVYCDMDSNGGGWTVIQRREDILPREEFYRTWMEYALGFGNLSGEFWLGLDHIHALTEQTLNQIHFDLADFDNAIRWAQYQFFYVHDRSASYKVEVNGYTGDAGDGFSFVNGQRFTTKDKDLDTYEKNCAVSFLGAWWYTNCHSSNLNGKYHKGNHTSYADGVNWYPFRGHHYSLKRTEMKIRPAY; encoded by the exons ATGATGGGTAAGCCACTGTGGATGCTGGTGGTAGTAAGCACATGGAGTATGTTATTGTTGGTGGCGGCAGAGGACACCATTGTTAATTCGTACCTGACAGAGCCTTTGTGGCTAGGGCTTGGCTTCCAAAATCGTAATTGCCGTGAACTGCAAGATCACGGCCACAAAACCAGTGGTGTTTACACCATTTATCCGTACGACTGCTGCCCAAAACGTCCTGTCCGTGTCTATTGTGATATGGACTCTAATGGGGGAGGATGGACTGTAATTCAGCGTCGAGAGGATATACTCCCGCGGGAAGAATTCTACCGCACATGGATGGAATACGCCTTGGGCTTTGGTAATCTCTCTGGCGAGTTTTGGCTTGGACTCGACCACATTCACGCCCTCACTGAGCAGACACTCAACCAAATACACTTTGACCTGGCAGACTTTGACAATGCCATCCGATGGGCGCAGTACCAATTCTTTTATGTCCATGACAGGAGTGCCTCTTATAAAGTTGAGGTTAATGGGTATACTGGAGATGCTGGTGATGGCTTCAGCTTTGTCAATGGCCAGAGATTTACTACCAAAGATAAGGATCTTGACACTTATGAGAAAAACTGTGCTGTAAG TTTCCTGGGTGCTTGGTGGTACACGAACTGTCATTCGTCAAATTTAAATGGCAAATATCACAAAGGTAACCACACCTCTTATGCTGATGGTGTCAACTGGTATCCTTTTCGAGGTCATCACTACTCCCTCAAGAGAACCGAGATGAAGATCAGACCAGCATACTAA